The following nucleotide sequence is from Candidatus Poseidoniia archaeon.
CAACAGCGCGTTGATGGCGTCACCGCGGTAGCCGAGCGCGCCGCCTTCGGTGAAAGAGCGCTTGATGCCCTCCCAGCCCCTGCGGGGTGGGTGGAGCCGCAGCACCGGCTTCAGCCCGGGAACGTCGCGCAGCCGCGCCTTGCCGGCAGCAACCTTCTTCGCGAACGCCTTCACCGTCGTGAAGCCGCCCTCCTTAAGCGCCGCCTTGTCGAGCGGCTTGCGCCCGCCCAGCATCCCGGCGTCGCCCAGCAGTAGCTCGGCGGTGTCGGCATCGGCTTCGCCCCATGTAACGTAATCCTTCACCTGTCGCAGCATCCCGAGATGGGTGGCGTCCTCGGGGACCATCACGCAGTGGTTGACCCGGTTCAGCCGTAGCAACCGCATCGTTTCGCGCGCCTTGGGTTTGACGTTAATCGGCCCGCGCACGCGGACGACGGCCCAGGTCATGCGGGCGCCGCCCCCAGCAGCATGTTATGCGCCTCTTCCTGCCCCGGCAGCAGCTTCGTGCTGGCGGTCTTCTCGAGCGCCTTGAACATTGCGCTGGCGTAATTGTAGATGGTCTGCGTCTGCCCTTTGCTGAACGACCAGATGTCCTGGACGCCCGCCATGCGGAGCATGATACGGCCAACGTCGTTGGTCACCAGCCCCACGCCGGGCGGCGCCGGCTTGAGCGTCACACGTGTCGAGCCGGTGCGGCCCGCGACGGTGAACGGCAGTGAATTGGGGACCGCGGTCGAGCACTCCCAGGAGCCGCTGCCGCGCCGGATTTCAATCAGGTTCTGCTTGGCGCGGTCGAGCGATTTCTGGATAGTCGGCCGCACCAGCTTGCCCGAGACGCGACCCAGTCCGACGCAGCCGTCGCCGTTGCCGACCATAGTCGTCACGGCGAAGCGCACCCTGCGCCCCGAATCGGACATGCGCTGGACCATGTGAATGTCGATAACTTCTTCCTTCAGGTCGGGCAGCAGGATGTCGACGATTTCGGGCTCGCGCAGCGGCAGCCCCGCCGTGAGAGCGTCGTGAATCGTAGTAATTTCGCCGGCGACGACCCTGCGTCCCAGCTCGGTCTTCGTCTTCCACGTATCGACGCGCTCGGAAGCCGCCTTGCGGCGCTGCTGCGCCGGCGTCAGCCGCGGTCCGCGGTCACGCGGCGGTCCGCCCCGGCGGGGCGGACCGCCGCGCTGGGGGCCGCCAGTCCGGGCTCCGCCACGCGGTGGCGGGCTGGTGCTGGTCCTGCGCACGGGTGGCGGGCTCATGCCTTCGCCTCCTTGATAGCGGCAGAGACCTTCTCGACCTGCTTGGCGGTCGCCTTGGAAATGTGTTCGCCGCGGATGCGCTCCTCGCCCGGGTAAAGGGTATTCGAGTGCGGGACTTCGAGTCCGCCATCTACGAGCCCTTTGAGCACCGCGAAGACGCGACCGCCCGGGGTGGGGGTGACGCGGCCGATGTCGAGCACCGCCCGCGTCTCGCCCGCGGCTTGCGCGTTGCGCGCTGCGAGCAAGCCCGCAAGGTAGGCGGCGGGGACGCTGGTGCCGGAGCCTTTCCAGCCCAGTGCGCCCAGCTGCTGCGAGCTGACCGCGGCGACAACCTCGTCGCCCTGCTTCGCGAAGCGGGTCAGCTGGATGAGCACCTGCCGGTTGGTGACGCGTACGACTGCGCGCGCCTCTCCCGACTTGAGTAGCGCCAGCCGCTTGCGGTAATCGGTTGCGCCTTCGCGGCGGCGGCGGAATTGCCTCATTTTTGCACCTCGACACCGTCGGTCTGCATGTGCGAGCGCAGGTGCGCCCGCGAGTTGTACATGCCACCCTTGGCGCGACGGTAGTAGTGGCGATATTGTGATGCGGTGAGCGAGCCCGCTACCCGCAGGGTGCGCAGCTCGTCGCGTAGCGCACGGATGCGCGTCATCCACGCCTCCTTCTTGGGCGTGCGCGCCTTGCCGTGGCCGCGGCGCGAGCCGTGGCCGCGCTGCCGCCCCTTGGCACGCTGCGCATCGCGATGGCGTGCGCGTCCGCGGGAGATGCCCTTCTTCTGGTGTTTGCGGATGAACTTCTGGACAATCAGGTGGCGCACGTCATCGCGGGTGACTGCTTCGCCAATACGCTCCTGGATTTCGGTGCGGTCGTCAATCCAGACCCGGTCGAGCCCGCACTTGAGCAGGCGGGCGGCAACACGGCGCTGGTAGGCGAGATTCATTCCTCTTCCTCCTCATCCGCGTCATCTTCCTCTTCAGAATCGTTTTCGTAGCCGCGGCTGTTCAGCACGCGAATTTCCAGCTCGCCTGCGCGCGCCTCAATCGCTTCGCGCTTGCGGTCGCCGACGGTGGCGGCGATGCGCGCCGCTTCCAGTTTGCCATCGAGCGCTTCCAGCTCCTCGGGCCGGTGCACCAGCACTTCGACGAAGCCGGATGGGTGCAGCCCGCGCGCGGCGGCGGGGCCGCGATAGCCGGCCGAAACCACCGGCGGGCGATACTTGCGGCGGGTACGCATTTTGCTGTGCATCCCGCGCGGCTTGCGCCAGGCGATGCCGAGCCGCTTGTAGCGGAACCAGTTCTGCCGCCTGAAGGCGGGCCGCTTGCGGCTGGCGGCGTTGCGTTTTGCGAGCGCCTTGCGGGCCTCTCCGTCGAGCTTCGGCTTTGCCTTCGGCTTATGCGTCATGCATTACTCCTTTCGAGACGAGATAGATGCCGTCCTGGAAGACGCGGATGTCGCGCCCCTTGACGATGGTAGCGCGCTCCAGGTTGGCTGCCGTCTGGCCGACCGCCTCGCGGTCGTTGCCCTCAATCGTGACGGAATCGCCCTTGGCGATTACCTTCGTGTCGCCGACAATCGCGGCGTGCCGGCTCGCCTTCTCGCCCAGGAAGTTGTCGATTACCACGGTGTCGCCCTTGGTGGAGACCTTCATCGGGAAGTGCGCGAAAACCACCTTCATCTGGTAGCGGAAGCCGAATGCGACGCCGTTCACCATGTTCGACAGGTGCGCGCGCCACGTTCCGAGCAGCGCCTTCTGCCGCTTGCGCAGCTTCTTTCCGGAGACGACGACCGCGCCGTCGCCCGGCTGGATGCCGAGTTGCGGGTGGCTGAAGTCGCGCTCAAGCTTGCCGCGCGGGCCTTCGACCGCGAGCGTAGCGCCGTCGTAGCTGGCGCTGACGCCCTCCGGCAGCGGGATGGTGTGCACCAGTTCCTCAATAAGCATACGCGAGCAGCCTCCCCCCGGTGTGGCCAGCCTTGGCCTGGTCGTTGTTGATGACGCCCTGCGGCGTCGTGAGAATCAGGATGCCGAAATCCTTGGCCGGCAGGTAGCGCGCCTCGTGGCGGTCCATCTCGCGCACCTTGACCGAGAATCGTGGCCGGATTGCCCCGCAGCTGTTGATGCGGCCGTTGAGCAGCACCCGGAATTCACCGCCGCGGCCGTTCTCCAGCCGCTCGAAACCGGTGATGTAGCCCTTCTCCTGCAGCAGCCGCAGGATTTCGCCAATCAGGCGGGACGCGGGAACACGCGCATCGGGCTTGCCGACGCGCTCAGCGTTCTTGATGGTCACCAATGCATCGGATAATGGGTCGTGTCTCATGAGTATTTCTTGAACCCCAGTATGGTCGCCTTGTCGCGGAAGCACTGCCGGCAGAGATGTAGCTTGTAGCGCCTCACGATACCGCGCTTGCGCCCGCAGCGACGGCATCCCTTGATGCGCCCGCGGAACACAGTGCGCTCCTTGGTCTTCACGCGATAACCTCCAGCTTGAAGTTCTGCTGCATGAATTCCTGGCACTCCTCGCGCGTCAGCCGGTGGTTGGGCCCAACCTTGCGCCGCGCCACCTTGCGGCGTGCAATGCGGAAGCCGGGGCGCTCGAACGCGACCGCCACGTCCAGCCCGAAGATGCCAATGTCAGGATCGTATTTCTCGTCGGCGAAGCCCGTATAGTCGGGAATACCGAAGTTGAGTCCGCCTGCGGCGGAGAAGCAGTAGGCCGGCAGCCGGTTCTCGCGCACCCAGAGCGCGTTCTTCAGCACGCGGTGCGCGTTCTCGCCGCGCAGCGTCACCTTGCAGCCGATGGGCATCCCCTTGCGCAGCCCCAGGTCGCGGTTCTGCGTGCGCGAAAGCGTGCGTACTGGCTGGCAGCCGGTCAGCTTGCCCAGCACAGTCTCGGCCTTGGAGAGCCGGTCGCCCGCCTCGCCGACGCCGATGTTCAGGACGACCTTGGCAATCCGCAGCTCGCGCATTGCGTTCATGCGGAGACCTCCGTGACGAGCGCCTTCTTGGCACCGACAACGAACGCATACTGCTTCAGCGTCTCGAACTCGGCAAAGTGGACGATGTTGGGCCGCGGGCTTCGCGTTACGACAGCCTCTTCCAGCTGCGCAATCGTGCCGACGTGAGCACCGCCCGTGACGAGCGCCGGCGCGCCCTTGCCGAACTTGAGTATTTTCTTCACCTTGCGGCCCGGCAACGCCACTTGCAGCACGTCGCCAGTCGCAACCGCGTCCTCCGAGAGCAGGTTGCTCCCGTCGTGCAGGTTGAGTTGCGTCTTTCCGCCGCGCACCGTCGTTTTGCCTTCGACACGCAGCAGCTTCCACTTCGCCTCGGTCGCCTTGATTTCGGAGAAATGCAGCCGGCCGTGGTGGTCGAGCAGGCAACGGAAATTGGCCTTGGCCGCGGGCAGCGAGACAACATCCATCAGCCCCACACTGCGCTTCGGGTCGCGCACGACGCGCTGGTCGACCATCACCTTGCCGTCAGCGAGCACCCGCCGCGCCTCACGTGCGTTGTCGCAGACGTGCAGGTAGTCGCGCAGAACCATCACCAGCGGGACGCTCCCTTCTAGCGAGTGGGGGCCCGGCGCTGGTCTGGTGGCCCAGAAGTGTGACTTGCGGCCGACGTTCCACGAACGCGGCGCGGTAATGCGTTTCAGGTGGTCGCTCATGCGGATTCCTCCAGCCGCGCCACCAGTTCCGCTTTCTTGCCCGATACGGGCAGGCTGCGCTCCTTCAGCGCTGCCTTGAGCTCGGGGACGGTGAGCGCGCTCCAGTCCTGCGCTTCCTCGTCGTCGCCAGCCTCTTCTTCGTCAGCGTCGGCCTCCGTGTCGTCGACTTCCGCCGCGCGCGGGTCGACACCGGTAACTTCGGTTTCGTAATCGTCATCGGCCGCTTCCAGCGCGGCGACAGTCTCCTCGGTCCACTCGACGCCTTCGTTGACGCGGTCAAGGATGCGCCTCCGGCGCACGTCGGACCAGTCGGGGTTGATTACCACCAGGTTCGACGGGTCAATCGGTCGCTGCAGCTCGGTGCCGTCCGACTTGTGGTAAGTAAAGCCGTCGACGTAAACCTTCCGTGCGCGGCGGTCGATTTGCGAGATGCGGTGCCCATCGGTGCCGCGCCCTTCGCCGCGCACAATTAGCACGCGGTCGCCGGTGCGGACCGGAATCGAGCGGGGATAGATGTAGCCGCGCTCTTCCTGCCGCTTGCGCAGCCCGCGGTCGAGCGGTGCCGCCATCTCGCGGTGCCGTCGGTGGAGTGGCGCGTTACGCCGGGCGAGTCGCTGTTTGCGGGGTTGTTTTGAGCTCATATGATAGTAGATGCCGTTGCGGCAATGCGCGGCCACCTCTCGGCCGCTTCGCGGGCGACGGGCCCCTTGATTCCGGAACCGCGCGTCTCGCCCATTTCGTTGGTCAGCACGACCGCGTTATCCTCGAATTTCACCATCGTCCCGTCGGGGCGGCGGAACGGCCGTCGGCTGCGCACGATGACTGCGCGCACCAGCTGGCGCCGCATTTCCGGCGTGCCTTTCTTGACCGACGCGATGACCATGTCTCCCACGCCTGCCGATGGCGAGCGGCGGTGGACGCCCTTGTAGTTCAGGACCGTCACGATTTCGACTATCTTGGCGCCGCTGTTATCGACACAGTCGATACGCGCCCCCTGCGGGAGACCGCGCATCTGCCGGCCGGCGACCGCCCTCATGCATCCCTCCGCTCGATAATCACGAACGACTTGGTCTTCGAGAGCGGGCGGCACTCCATGAGAGTCACCGCATCCCCCTCCTGCGCGCCGACGCTGGCCGGGCTGTGAGCCTGGATGCGCGACGACCGGCGCTGGTAACGCTCGTACTTGGAATCGTATTTCAGGCGTTCAATCCTGACCACTACCGTGCGCTGCGCTCGCGCGCGGACGACGACGCCCTGCAGTAACTGCCCCCGTACGGGGAGCGTGCCGTAGAACGGGTCGTTCATGTCGCCGTCCCACTCATGCGCGGGCGGCTGCACGTCGACGCCGATGTCGCGCGGCTTGCTCATGCGCACCTCCGGGTGCGGTCCTGCGGCCGGAACGCGATCCGGTCGCCCGCAACGGTCTCGCCGTCGAAGTCGAAGCTGCCGCCGCGCTTGGCGACGCGCTTGCGGTCCCCGCCGGACTCGAGCAGTAACGTCTCACGAGTCTCGTCGACGACCGTCCCCGCAAGGCCACGCAGCGACGGGTCGCTGTGCTCCGCGACGGTGACGCGGCGGCCGATGAACTCGCGCTGAGCCATGCTCATGCGTCACCCACCGGGAAGCCCATGTCGCCCAGGATTACCTTCACGTTGCGAGTGTGGTTGCCCTGCAGCTCGATGGCACCATCCTTGTAGGTGCCGCCGGTGGCGCACTTGGTCTTCAACGTCTTGAGCAGGTCGGGAATGTCAATATCGCTGCCGAGCCCCTCGAGTACAGTCATCAGCTTGCCGTAGCGCCGCTTCTCGATGCGCACGCGAATTTCCTGCTGCTCGCGCGCGATATCCTCGCAAACGCAGATTTCGACCGGCAGTGCGCAGGTGGAACAGATGTCAGCCATAGCGTTCCCCCAGTTCGCGCATCACGGTCTGCAGTCGCGCCACCTGCTTGCGCAGCGAACGCATCTTGCCGGGCGACGCGGGCTGTCCGCCCATCGATGCGACACCGCGCTCGTGCATCAGCTCGCTGCGCAGCTCGCCCAGTCGCGCAACGCGCTCCTCGGGCGCCAGCTCGCGCAGTGCGGCGGCCTTGCGGCTCACTTTGAATCCTCCTTGGCATCCTTCGTGGGCGGCTCTTCGGCTGCTGCCTCGGCCGGGGCTTCCGCAGCTTCCTTGTCCGTTTCCGGCTGCGCCTCGCCTTCGTGGGCGGCCTCTGCGTCCGCTTCGGCGTCCGCCGCTTCCGCGGGCGGCTCTGGCACGGCGGCCGGCTCGACGGTGATTTCGGCCGGCAGTTTCGCGTCGGGCGGCATGATGACGACCTTGACGCCGATGGTGCCCGGCTTCAGCTTCGCCTGCGCGTAGCCGACCTTCATCAGCTCCAGTGCGGGCTCGCCGCAGTGCTTGATGTGGCCTTCGATAAACTTCTCGGTGCGGTGCCGCAGACCGGTCAGCTTGCCGGCAATCGTAATCTGGCAGCCGCGTGCGCCGGCGCCCATGATGCGCTGCAGCATTGAGTTACCCGCACGGCGATAGTTCCAGCCGCGCTCGAGCGTGTTGGCGACCTTCGACGCCATCACGCCGGGGTTCAGCGCCCAGGTTTCCACCTCGGCCGCCTCGACCTGCAGGTTTTCGTAGCCGAAAGTGCGCTCCATCTCCTCGGTCAGCCGGTTGATGTCGACGCCCTTGCGGCCGATGACGATGCCAGGACGCTCGGCCTGGATGCGGACGTGCGTTCCCAGCGGGGTGCGCTGGATGGAGAGCCCGCCGAAACCGGCGCGCGCCACCTCCTTGCGGACGAAGTCGTGGACCAGCATGCGCCGCACGCGCTCCTCAACCATCTCGCGCGCGATAGTCGTCATTCGATACCCTCCAGCACGACTTCGACGTTGGCGGTCTCGCGCATTTTGGGTGTGGCGCGGCCGCGCGCTCGCGGGAAACGTGCCTCGAAGGCGGGTCCGCGCGACGTAGCGACATGCACGATGCGCCATTCGTCAATGTCAAGGTGCATCGTCTCGCCGTTGCTCTGCGCCGACTCGATGACTTTCAGGATGGCGGCGGCCGCCTTGCGCGGGTAGCGCCCTGCGGCGCGGCCCTTGCCCTTGCGGTGCCCCACCTTGCCGGCGTGTCGCGTGAACGGGACCGGCTCGCGCATGTCGATTACGCGCCCGAGATAGCCGCGCGCGCGCTCGAGTTCCATCCCGCGGATAGCGCGACAGATTTCGCGCGCATGGCGTGGGGAGATTGCCATCTCCTTGCCGCGCGCGGCGGCATGGATTTCGGGGTCGTAGGGGAACGAATAGCCTTTCATTTGAGTGGCATAAACTTGGATGAACGGGTCGCCCCAACGCCGGGCCCCGTATGCGTGGGCGGTGTGCGCGTCTGCGCAAACTCGCCGAAGTAGTGGCCTACCATCTCCGGCTGCACTTCTATCTCGACGAACTCATGCCCGTCGTAGATGGCAAACTTGCGGCCGATGAACTGGGGAATTACAATCATTTCGCGGCGATGAGTGCGGATTACCGCGTCGGGGTCTGCTTCGGCATCCCAGATTATCTTCGCCTGCTCGCGCGTCAGCCCGCGGGTGAACGAGCGGCGCTGGCGCGACGGCATCAGCTCCAGGAACTCCTCGAGCGAGAGCGCCTTCAGCGCGTCGACGGTCAGCCCGCGGTAGGTGTATTCCTTCTTGCGGCGGACCTGTACGCCTGCGCGCCTCTTCCGCTCGCGCCTGCGCGCGGCCTTCGGC
It contains:
- a CDS encoding 30S ribosomal protein S5 gives rise to the protein MSPPPVRRTSTSPPPRGGARTGGPQRGGPPRRGGPPRDRGPRLTPAQQRRKAASERVDTWKTKTELGRRVVAGEITTIHDALTAGLPLREPEIVDILLPDLKEEVIDIHMVQRMSDSGRRVRFAVTTMVGNGDGCVGLGRVSGKLVRPTIQKSLDRAKQNLIEIRRGSGSWECSTAVPNSLPFTVAGRTGSTRVTLKPAPPGVGLVTNDVGRIMLRMAGVQDIWSFSKGQTQTIYNYASAMFKALEKTASTKLLPGQEEAHNMLLGAAPA
- a CDS encoding 50S ribosomal protein L30; this translates as MTWAVVRVRGPINVKPKARETMRLLRLNRVNHCVMVPEDATHLGMLRQVKDYVTWGEADADTAELLLGDAGMLGGRKPLDKAALKEGGFTTVKAFAKKVAAGKARLRDVPGLKPVLRLHPPRRGWEGIKRSFTEGGALGYRGDAINALLRRMTRGDA
- a CDS encoding 50S ribosomal protein L6, coding for MLIEELVHTIPLPEGVSASYDGATLAVEGPRGKLERDFSHPQLGIQPGDGAVVVSGKKLRKRQKALLGTWRAHLSNMVNGVAFGFRYQMKVVFAHFPMKVSTKGDTVVIDNFLGEKASRHAAIVGDTKVIAKGDSVTIEGNDREAVGQTAANLERATIVKGRDIRVFQDGIYLVSKGVMHDA
- the rplX gene encoding 50S ribosomal protein L24, yielding MSSKQPRKQRLARRNAPLHRRHREMAAPLDRGLRKRQEERGYIYPRSIPVRTGDRVLIVRGEGRGTDGHRISQIDRRARKVYVDGFTYHKSDGTELQRPIDPSNLVVINPDWSDVRRRRILDRVNEGVEWTEETVAALEAADDDYETEVTGVDPRAAEVDDTEADADEEEAGDDEEAQDWSALTVPELKAALKERSLPVSGKKAELVARLEESA
- the rpmC gene encoding 50S ribosomal protein L29, giving the protein MSRKAAALRELAPEERVARLGELRSELMHERGVASMGGQPASPGKMRSLRKQVARLQTVMRELGERYG
- a CDS encoding 50S ribosomal protein L22, whose amino-acid sequence is MKGYSFPYDPEIHAAARGKEMAISPRHAREICRAIRGMELERARGYLGRVIDMREPVPFTRHAGKVGHRKGKGRAAGRYPRKAAAAILKVIESAQSNGETMHLDIDEWRIVHVATSRGPAFEARFPRARGRATPKMRETANVEVVLEGIE
- a CDS encoding 50S ribosomal protein L32e, translated to MTHKPKAKPKLDGEARKALAKRNAASRKRPAFRRQNWFRYKRLGIAWRKPRGMHSKMRTRRKYRPPVVSAGYRGPAAARGLHPSGFVEVLVHRPEELEALDGKLEAARIAATVGDRKREAIEARAGELEIRVLNSRGYENDSEEEDDADEEEEE
- a CDS encoding 50S ribosomal protein L5; translated protein: MNAMRELRIAKVVLNIGVGEAGDRLSKAETVLGKLTGCQPVRTLSRTQNRDLGLRKGMPIGCKVTLRGENAHRVLKNALWVRENRLPAYCFSAAGGLNFGIPDYTGFADEKYDPDIGIFGLDVAVAFERPGFRIARRKVARRKVGPNHRLTREECQEFMQQNFKLEVIA
- a CDS encoding 30S ribosomal protein S4e, giving the protein MSDHLKRITAPRSWNVGRKSHFWATRPAPGPHSLEGSVPLVMVLRDYLHVCDNAREARRVLADGKVMVDQRVVRDPKRSVGLMDVVSLPAAKANFRCLLDHHGRLHFSEIKATEAKWKLLRVEGKTTVRGGKTQLNLHDGSNLLSEDAVATGDVLQVALPGRKVKKILKFGKGAPALVTGGAHVGTIAQLEEAVVTRSPRPNIVHFAEFETLKQYAFVVGAKKALVTEVSA
- a CDS encoding 30S ribosomal protein S17 — protein: MSKPRDIGVDVQPPAHEWDGDMNDPFYGTLPVRGQLLQGVVVRARAQRTVVVRIERLKYDSKYERYQRRSSRIQAHSPASVGAQEGDAVTLMECRPLSKTKSFVIIERRDA
- a CDS encoding ribonuclease P protein subunit, translating into MSMAQREFIGRRVTVAEHSDPSLRGLAGTVVDETRETLLLESGGDRKRVAKRGGSFDFDGETVAGDRIAFRPQDRTRRCA
- a CDS encoding translation initiation factor; the encoded protein is MADICSTCALPVEICVCEDIAREQQEIRVRIEKRRYGKLMTVLEGLGSDIDIPDLLKTLKTKCATGGTYKDGAIELQGNHTRNVKVILGDMGFPVGDA
- a CDS encoding 50S ribosomal protein L14, whose amino-acid sequence is MRAVAGRQMRGLPQGARIDCVDNSGAKIVEIVTVLNYKGVHRRSPSAGVGDMVIASVKKGTPEMRRQLVRAVIVRSRRPFRRPDGTMVKFEDNAVVLTNEMGETRGSGIKGPVAREAAERWPRIAATASTII
- a CDS encoding 30S ribosomal protein S14, with the translated sequence MKTKERTVFRGRIKGCRRCGRKRGIVRRYKLHLCRQCFRDKATILGFKKYS
- a CDS encoding 50S ribosomal protein L19e, which gives rise to MNLAYQRRVAARLLKCGLDRVWIDDRTEIQERIGEAVTRDDVRHLIVQKFIRKHQKKGISRGRARHRDAQRAKGRQRGHGSRRGHGKARTPKKEAWMTRIRALRDELRTLRVAGSLTASQYRHYYRRAKGGMYNSRAHLRSHMQTDGVEVQK
- a CDS encoding 50S ribosomal protein L18, with translation MRQFRRRREGATDYRKRLALLKSGEARAVVRVTNRQVLIQLTRFAKQGDEVVAAVSSQQLGALGWKGSGTSVPAAYLAGLLAARNAQAAGETRAVLDIGRVTPTPGGRVFAVLKGLVDGGLEVPHSNTLYPGEERIRGEHISKATAKQVEKVSAAIKEAKA
- a CDS encoding 30S ribosomal protein S19 produces the protein MARQRKSATPKAARRRERKRRAGVQVRRKKEYTYRGLTVDALKALSLEEFLELMPSRQRRSFTRGLTREQAKIIWDAEADPDAVIRTHRREMIVIPQFIGRKFAIYDGHEFVEIEVQPEMVGHYFGEFAQTRTPPTHTGPGVGATRSSKFMPLK
- a CDS encoding 30S ribosomal protein S8; the protein is MRHDPLSDALVTIKNAERVGKPDARVPASRLIGEILRLLQEKGYITGFERLENGRGGEFRVLLNGRINSCGAIRPRFSVKVREMDRHEARYLPAKDFGILILTTPQGVINNDQAKAGHTGGRLLAYAY
- a CDS encoding 30S ribosomal protein S3 gives rise to the protein MTTIAREMVEERVRRMLVHDFVRKEVARAGFGGLSIQRTPLGTHVRIQAERPGIVIGRKGVDINRLTEEMERTFGYENLQVEAAEVETWALNPGVMASKVANTLERGWNYRRAGNSMLQRIMGAGARGCQITIAGKLTGLRHRTEKFIEGHIKHCGEPALELMKVGYAQAKLKPGTIGVKVVIMPPDAKLPAEITVEPAAVPEPPAEAADAEADAEAAHEGEAQPETDKEAAEAPAEAAAEEPPTKDAKEDSK